A stretch of Linepithema humile isolate Giens D197 chromosome 3, Lhum_UNIL_v1.0, whole genome shotgun sequence DNA encodes these proteins:
- the LOC105668749 gene encoding phospholipase A1 VesT1.02-like — protein NTLRWLNNRFINGCTCIVSSRMTTNMETRVLIGFLLACTVAGFPVEEAIEDDKIFTPEDYTVLKNTVAYVYDDNENLVRVTFEENDDDGDIIDKNLEDHVFFFLYTKKNPNKQKNLYVNDDDALANSDFDFSKPTRFITHGWINSRNSKACTLIRDAYIEHDDYNIIVVDWSKISKRPYVWASKHVKVVGEYVATMIDFLHKRGMDLSQTILIGHSLGAHVVGLAGYNAKDEVETVIGLDPALPGFRLADSKHRISTDSAKYVEIIHTNGGHLGFLKAIGDADFYPNGGRAQPGCGLDPGGACSHARAYRFFAESLTSQLGFHGRNCTDFGKFVRGFCDTLHTSIMGGHKRLFHARGKYYLITKTAFPFANGPFAKVIGTAI, from the exons aatacatTGAGATGGCTGAATAATCGCTTTATAAACGGCTGTACGTGCATTGTTAGCAGTAGAATGACGACAAACATGGAGACACGTGTTCTAATTGGTTTCTTACTCGCTTGCACTGTGGCtg GATTCCCAGTGGAAGAGGCAATAGAAGATGACAAAATCTTCACTCCAGAGGACTATACAGTCTTAAAAAATACCGTGGCGTATGTATATGACGACAACGAGAATTTGGTGAGGGTGACATTCGAAGAAAATGACGACGACGGggatataattgataaaaaccTCGAAGACCATGTCTTCTTTTTCCTATACACGAAGAAAAATCCCAACAAACAGAAAAACCTGTATGTCAATGATGACGATGCTCTAGCGAACAGCGATTTCGATTTCTCGAAGCCCACACGTTTCATAACTCACGGATGGATAAATTCTCGCAACAGCAAGGCATGCACTTTGATTCGCGACG CTTACATTGAGCATGACGATTACAACATCATCGTCGTCGATTGGAGCAAAATAAGTAAGAGACCCTATGTTTGGGCCAGCAAGCATGTAAAGGTGGTCGGCGAATATGTCGCCACCATGATCGATTTCCTCCACAAGCGTGGAATGGATTTGTCGCAAACTATACTGATCGGCCACTCTCTTGGCGCCCATGTAGTTGGATTGGCTGGTTACAATGCTAAGGACGAGGTCGAAACTGTTATAG GCCTCGATCCTGCTCTACCAGGCTTTAGACTGGCCGATTCAAAACACAGGATATCGACGGACAGTGCAAAATACGTGGAGATCATTCACACTAACGGTGGCCATCTTGGCTTCTTGAAAGCTATCGGTGACGCCGACTTTTATCCTAACGGAGGGAGAGCACAACCAGGCTGTGGGTTGGATCCTGGTGGCGCATGTTCTCACGCTCGTGCGTACAGATTCTTCGCCGAGTCCCTCACCAGCCAGCTAGGCTTCCACGGGAGGAATTGCACTGACTTCGGCAAATTTGTGAGGGGTTTTTGCGACACCTTGCATACATCTATCATGGGCGGTCATAAGCGACTCTTCCACGCACGTGGCAAATACTACCTGATCACGAAAACAGCATTCCCGTTTGCAAACGGTCCGTTCGCGAAAGTAATCGGGACTGCGATCTGA